A DNA window from Acropora palmata chromosome 12, jaAcrPala1.3, whole genome shotgun sequence contains the following coding sequences:
- the LOC141861101 gene encoding exostosin-like 3, with amino-acid sequence MHILMYKLKDSSLGRLVAFLLVFALVVPLLTHYYLGNHVAPSTHFHSRSKLDKQVGMTDVLLENIDDLKFQVEELKRIKLSLTNELRELEGRKSKLLTDIVTYVKRADGLKSQAERHHSDVVRAQRELELIKLAKQRANDCPQLPLLKLPQELLVSSLSHIHPLPDKRTSSNCNLHSCFDFSRCPFNSGFPVFVYDYPLGHHRFDSDVAVIWKILKGNPHYTTNPERACLYLIIVASLEGVDSEKSNSELESDLHSLPYWSGNGKNHLLLQVHLSGKKKHSLLSMSNISTGLALIAQTTFPDSSRYRHGFDIVLPPFAGFAKGEIWNLAPFQLPAQRKHLLSFQAEHPAHLSEGMSVIRNQLNKISQENSDFFIELYLSKSDFLGSRKSNEWLLWGHLDDRKNVLKESTFSLVLDSNSLSWDSVHLRVVEALQFGAIPVILSSKIILPFNDMIDWHKAAIVVAPARLPELNVLLRTITNEDILEMRRQGRFLWETYLSTYDALLKTLLATVRTRLSLPAKHIPATPTLSLFSESGPPATNAPDPDALIGLPQQSPTYVRNLTLTVVDRESVWNSPPGAFHMYPSSPFDPVFPSSAPFKNSSKGFELIGNGAGGAGVEFNKALGGNYPMEQFTVVILTYQREIVLMESIQRLVGLQYLNKVVVIWNSPDPPSLSLRWPDVGVPLHVVKVAKNSLNNRFVPYDVIETDAIFAVDDDVEMRHDEILLAFRVWRENKDRIVGFPGRFHAWDSHSNQWLYSSEYSCELSMILTGAAFYHKYYSYLYTHWMSQVIRDKVDEYMNCEDIAMNFLVSHITRKPPIKVTSRWTFTCPNCHVNLWEDKTHFEERSRCINFFVEVYGYMPLMRTQFRADSVLFKTRLPSDKSKCFKYV; translated from the exons ATGCATATATTGATGTACAAACTCAAAGATTCGTCGCTCGGGCGACTGGTTGCCTTTCTATTGGTATTTGCCCTAGTTGTGCCTTTACTTACTCATTACTATCTAGGTAATCATGTTGCTCCATCAACGCACTTTCACTCGAGATCGAAGTTGGACAAGCAAGTTGGAATGACCGACGTTTTGTTAGAAAACATTgatgatttgaaatttcaagttgAAGAGCTTAAAAGAATTAAGTTATCCTTGACGAACGAGCTACGAGAGTTAGAAGGCAGGAAAAGCAAATTACTTACAGATATTGTAACTTATGTGAAAAGGGCAGATGGCTTGAAAAGTCAAGCCGAACGTCACCATTCGGATGTAGTTCGCGCACAAAGGGAGCTGGAACTAATTAAACTGGCAAAACAGCGGGCTAACGATTGTCCACAGCTACCACTCTTAAAGTTACCACAAGAACTACTTGTGTCATCTTTGAGTCATATTCATCCATTGCCTGACAAGAGAACTTCATCAAATTGTAACTTACATAGCTGCTTTGATTTCTCAAGATGTCCCTTCAATTCTGGATTCCCTGTGTTTGTTTATGATTATCCATTAGGACATCACAGATTTGATTCCGATGTGGCAGTTATCTGGAAGATATTGAAGGGAAATCCTCACTATACAACAAACCCAGAGAGAGCTTGCCTTTATTTGATAATTGTTGCATCATTAGAAGGAGTTGACAGTGAGAAAAGTAATTCAGAGTTGGAATCAGATTTGCACTCATTGCCTTACTGGAGTGGAAATGGAAAGAATCATTTGCTTCTACAAGTTCACTTATCTGGAAAAAAGAAGCATTCTTTGTTGTCAATGTCAAATATCAGCACAGGGCTTGCTTTGATTGCACAAACAACATTCCCTGATAGCTCTAGATATCGCCATGGGTTTGATATTGTACTGCCACCATTTGCTGGATTTGCCAAGGGAGAAATATGGAATCTTGCTCCCTTTCAACTTCCAGCTCAGCGGAAGCACTTGTTGAGTTTTCAAGCTGAACATCCAGCACATCTCTCTGAAGGAATGTCAGTTATCCGTAATCAGCTAAACAAAATAAGCCAAGAGAATAGTGACTTCTTTATTGAGTTGTATTTGTCAAAATCAGATTTTTTAGGTTCTAGGAAAAGTAATGAATGGCTACTTTGGGGACATCTTGACGACAGAAAAAACGTTCTTAAAGAATCAACATTTAGTTTGGTACTAGATTCCAACAGCCTCAGTTGGGATTCTGTTCATCTGCGTGTTGTTGAAGCTCTTCAGTTTGGTGCCATACCAGTTATTTTATCGAGCAAAATAATTCTTCCTTTTAATGACATGATTGACTGGCACAAGGCTGCAATTGTTGTAGCACCAGCTCGCCTTCCAGAGCTGAATGTCCTACTCAGAACAAtcacaaatgaagatattCTTGAAATGCGACGTCAGGGAAGATTCCTTTGGGAAACATATCTTTCAACGTATGATGCTTTGTTGAAAACCTTGTTAGCAACTGTAAGGACACGACTTTCACTTCCTGCTAAGCATATTCCAGCAACTCCAACGCTGTCGCTCTTTAGTGAATCAGGTCCACCAGCAACAAATGCCCCAGATCCAGATGCATTGATTGGGCTTCCACAACAATCTCCAACATATGTAAGAAATCTAACATTGACAGTTGTGGACAGGGAAAGTGTGTGGAATTCTCCACCCGGTGCCTTTCACATGTATCCAAGTTCTCCATTTGATCCTGTTTTTCCATCTTCTGCCCCTTTCAAGAACTCCAGCAAGGGTTTTGAACTGATTGGAAATGGTGCAGGAGGGGCAGGTGTTGAGTTCAACAAGGCTCTTGGTGGAAATTACCCTATGGAACAGTTCACTGTGGTTATCCTAACGTACCAGAGGGAGATTGTCCTCATGGAATCCATCCAGCGTCTTGTGGGATTGCAGTACTTAAACAAAGTGGTGGTCATCTGGAACAGTCCTGACCCACCATCTCTATCCCTTAGGTGGCCAGATGTTGGGGTCCCTCTTCAT GTTGTGAAAGTAGCGAAAAACAGTTTAAATAACCGATTTGTTCCATATGATGTCATTGAAACTGATGCGATATTTGCTGTTGATGATGATGTGGAAATGCGACATGATGAAATCCTTTTGGCTTTCAG GGTTTGGCGAGAAAACAAAGATCGCATTGTTGGATTCCCTGGAAGATTCCATGCTTGGGATTCACACAGCAATCAATGGCTGTATAGTTCAGAGTATTCATGTGAGCTTTCCATGATCCTTACTGGTGCTGCTTTCTACCACAAG taCTATTCTTATTTATACACGCACTGGATGTCCCAAGTCATACGAGACAAAGTTGATGAGTATATGAACTGTGAAGACATTGCCATGAACTTTTTGGTTTCTCACATCACACGAAAGCCTCCCATTAAG GTAACCTCCCGTTGGACCTTCACGTGTCCAAACTGTCACGTAAACCTCTGGGAAGATAAGACACATTTTGAGGAGCGAAGCAGATGCATCAACTTCTTTGTGGAGGTATACGGCTACATGCCGCTCATGAGGACACAATTCAGAGCAGATTCAGTCTTATTTAAAACGAGACTGCCAAGTGATAAGTCAAAGTGCTTTAAATACGTGTGA
- the LOC141861103 gene encoding zinc finger protein 395-like — MCSLRRRRPQNSLLGAHVCAPWKDGYFYNGVIEAVKSKPTGETTYTILFEDDYIAEVDEGDIVGPGFQTVGCTSLKNGQRVFVSFKGQEVAARVLESRPELDEVLVQVSDEQNLIVAVKSENIHLMRGETVSKSTYERKTARSTISCNLSCKEKAHGISSCYGCNKRQENVSRGEEMAALVLTALSISPVFKDSDQAEDTNSGLPLTPDSGSGMALYPSPSSSPTHCDSPTNNSDSNFFINGPPSPLDEGITVDFQRQENTRKRKNSTSSHSILKTLYKCTWPGCGKTLSTAPGIIRHVRTIHLGPKNSLEDGYSDGEEDFYFNEIDPDDEYNDSEFPFTLSPATPTQSHFDMVKSPWSEPGVSAVTSPTYGSLQHPRFNWDAHTISQLTHPQPAKGATKATSPTRIPSHHTYRKLRGDSKKCRKVYGMENRHLWCTQCRWKKACVRFAD, encoded by the exons ATGTGTTCGCTGAGAAGAAGGCGTCCTCAAAATTCGTTACTTGGAGCTCATGTTTGCGCACCATGGAAAGACGGTTACTTCTACAATGGAGTAATTGAGGCGGTGAAGAGCAAACCTACCGGCGAAACTACTTACACAATTTTATTTGAAGATGACTACATTGCAGAGGTGGATGAGGGAGACATTGTCGGGCCTGGATTTCAAACTGTCGGCTGTACATCATTAAAGAATGGCCAACGAGTCTTCGTTTCTTTCAAAGGCCAAGAAGTCGCCGCACGCGTTCTCGAATCGCGCCCGGAACTTGACGAAGTTTTGGTTCAGGTCTCTGACGAGCAAAACTTGATTGTGGCCGTTAAATCTGAGAACATTCACTTGATGAGAGGAGAGACGGTATCTAAGTCAACATAcgaaagaaaaactgcaagatCCACAATTTCGTGCAATTTATCATGCAAAGAGAAAGCACATGGAATTTCATCTTGCTA CGGCTGCAATAAACGACAAGAAAATGTCTCGAGAGGCGAAGAAATGGCTGCCCTGGTGCTAACCGCTCTTTCAATTTCCCCAGTTTTCAAAGACTCGGATCAAG CTGAGGATACGAATTCAGGTCTTCCGCTCACACCAGATTCGGGCTCCGGAATGGCTCTCTACCCGAGCCCCAGTAGCTCCCCGACTCATTGCGATTCGCCGACAAACAACAGCGATTCCAACTTTTTTATCAACGGCCCACCATCACCACTAGACGAAGGAATCACAGTTGATTTTCAGCGTCAAGAAAATACACGAAAACGAAAG AATTCCACTTCGTCACATTCCATCTTGAAGACATTGTACAAATGTACCTGGCCTGGATGCGGGAAAACCCTTTCAACAGCACCAGGAATCATACGACATGTCCGCACGATCCACCTCGG GCCTAAGAATTCTTTGGAAGATGGATACAGTGATGGCGAGGAAGATTTCTACTTCAATGAAATTGACCCTGATGATGAATACAACGATAGCGAGTTTCCGTTTACCCTGTCACCGGCGACACCCACACAATCTCATTTTGACATGGTAAAGAGCCCATGGTCGGAACCAGGAGTTTCCGCCGTTACATCGCCAACATACGGCTCTCTGCAACATCCACGGTTCAACTGGGATGCTCATACGATTTCACAGCTCACGCATCCACAGCCTGCAAAGGGAGCAACAAAAGCCACTTCTCCTACAAGAATTCCGAGCCATCACACTTACAGAAAACTGCGAGGCGACAGCAAGAAATGCCGCAAAGTTTACGGGATGGAGAACAGGCATTTGTGGTGCACTCAGTGCCGATGGAAAAAAGCTTGTGTGAGATTTGCTGATTAA